The following proteins are co-located in the Psilocybe cubensis strain MGC-MH-2018 chromosome 5, whole genome shotgun sequence genome:
- a CDS encoding citrate (Si)-synthase: MSAPARSLLKTTRPSLLRSAFPAARFSSSSAKPVTLKERLAELIPKEIENVKAARLEHGKKSFGPVLVDQLYGGMRGLPALIWDGSVLDAEEGIRFRGKTIPECQELLPKAPGGSEPLPEGLFWLLVTGEIPTAEQVAELSRDWAARSEIPQFVEEILDRCPPTLHPMSQFSLAVTALNHNSAFAKAYQSGISKKEYWGPTFEDSMDLIAKLPNIAGRIYRNVFGQGKLPAIDANKDYSHNLAALLGFGDNEAFVELLRLYITIHSDHEGGNVSAHTGKLVGSALSDPFLAYAAALNGLAGPLHGLANQEVLIWLRKMQDKIGEDASDEAVKEYIWSTLKGGQVVPGYGHAVLRKTDPRYTAQREFALKHLPNDKLFKLVGQIYNLVPDILLEAGKAKNPWPNVDAHSGVLLTHYGMDQMQFYTVLFGVSRAFGVAAQLIWDRALGAPLERPKSYSTAAIKKMFADKA, translated from the exons ATGTCCGCTCCCGCCCGGTCCCTCCTCAAAACA ACGCGCCCTTCGCTGCTCCGCTCTGCCTTCCCCGCAGCGcgcttctcctcctcctccgcgaAGCCAGTCACCCTCAAGGAGCGCTTGGCCGAGCTCATCCCCAAGGAAATCGAGAAT GTCAAGGCCGCTCGTCTCGAGCATGGCAAAAAGTCCTTTGGACCTGTCCTCGTTGACCAGCTCTACGG CGGCATGCGTGGTCTTCCCGCTCTCATCTGGGATGGCTCCGTTCTCGATGCTG agGAGGGTATTCGCTTCCGTGGCAAGACCATCCCAGAGTGCCAGGAACTCCTTCCCAAGGCTCCTGGTGGTTCAGAGCCTCTTCCCGAAGGTCTCTTTTGGCTTTTGGTCACTGGTGAAATCCCCACCGCTGAGCAGGTTGCCGAGCTCTCTCGCGACTGGGCCGCTCGCTCCGAGATCCCCCAATTCGTTGAGGAAATCCTCGACCGATGCCCTCCCACTCTCCACCCCATGAGTCAGTTCAGTTTGGCTGTCACCGCT TTGAACCACAACTCGGCCTTTGCCAAGGCTTACCAGAGCGGTATTTCCAAAAAGGAGTACTGGGGACCCACCTTTGAGGATTCCATGGACTT GATCGCCAAGCTCCCCAACATCGCTGGCCGAATTTACCGCAATGTCTTTGGACAGGGCAAGCTCCCCGCCATCGATGCCAACAAGGACTACTCCCACAACCTTGCCGCCCTCCTTGGCTTTGGCGACAACGAGGCCTTTGTTGAGCTCCTCCGCCTTTACATCACCATCCACAG TGATCACGAGGGAGGAAATGTTTCTGCTCACACTGGCAAGCTCGTCGGCTCCGCCCTCTCCGACCCCTTCCTTGCATACGCCGCTGCTTTGAACGGTCTCGCTGGTCCCCTTCACGGTCTTGCCAACCAGGAGGTCCTCATCTGGTTGCGCAAGATGCAGGATAAGATCGGTGAAGATGCCTCTGACGAAGCCGTCAAGGAATATATCTGGTCCACCCTCAAGGGCGGACAGGTCGTTCCCGGATATGGCCACGCCGTGCTCAGGAAGACTGACCCCCGCTACACCGCCCAGCGCGAGTTTGCCCTCAAGCACCTGCCCAATGACAAGCTCTTCAAGCTCGTCGGACAGATCTACAACCTCGTTCCCGATATTCTCCTCGAG GCTGGCAAGGCCAAGAACCCCTGGCCCAATGTTGATGCCCACTCTGGTGTCCTCCTCACCCACTACGGAATGGACCAGATGCAATTCTACACTGTTCTCTTTGGTGTCTCCCGTGCCTTCGGTGTTGCTGCTCAGCTAATCTGGGATCGTGCTCTCGGTGCTC CTCTCGAGCGTCCCAAGTCCTACTCCACCGCTGCCATCAAAAAGATGTTCGCCGACAAGGCCTAA
- a CDS encoding tRNA (guanine-N(7)-)-methyltransferase (tRNA(m7G46)-methyltransferase), with product MAKRKREAAVTSDSILPQKKHYRQRAHANPFSDHALQYPPAPAAVDWAEHYPAFAGTGRAPEFADIGCGFGGLLITLAPLFPDTLMLGMEIRVQVSQYVQDRIAALRVSSQADNPAGASSGPAPYQNVSVVRANSMKFLPNYFAKASLSALFFLFPDPHFKSRKHKARIISPTLLAEYAYVLRVGGIVYTITDVKDLHEWMRTHLENFPLFEPVDEQTLRDEGKGSIIDAVYTSTEEGKKVARNGGDKWLACFRRIDVDR from the exons ATGGCGAAGAGAAAGCGCGAGGCGGCGGTCACTAGCGACAGTATTCTACcccag AAAAAACACTACCGCCAGCGCGCCCATGCCAATCCCTTCTCCGACCATGCCCTGCAGTATCCCCCTGCCCCCGCCGCCGTCGACTGGGCTGAGCACTATCCTGCTTTCGCCGGCACAGGCAGGGCACCCGAGTTTGCAGACATCGGCTGTGGCTTTGGCGGGCTCCTGATCACCCTGGCCCCTCTTTTTCCGGACACCCTTATGCTCG GAATGGAGATTCGTGTCCAGGTATCCCAGTACGTCCAGGACCGCATAGCAGCACTACGCGTCTCCTCCCAGGCCGATAATCCCGCAGGTGCCAGCTCCGGTCCTGCTCCATATCAAAATGTCTCTGTCGTCCGCGCAAACTCGATGAAGTTCCTCCCCAACTATTTTGCAAAAGCCTCTCTCTCCgctctcttttttctctttccggACCCTCATTTCAAGTCTCGCAAACACAAGGCGCGTATCATATCACCCACTCTGCTCGCTGAGTATGCCTATGTCCTTCGCGTCGGCGGAATCGTCTACACCATCACCGACGTAAAGGATCTGCACGAGTGGATGCGCACCCATCTCGAAAACTTTCCCCTCTTCGAGCCTGTCGACGAGCAAACTCTCCGCGATGAAGGCAAGGGTTCCATCATTGACGCAGTCTACACCAGCACCGAAGAGGGCAAAAAGGTCGCGAGGAACGGCGGCGACAAATGGCTTGCATGCTTCCGCCGCATCGATGTCGACCGGTAA
- a CDS encoding Exosome complex component RRP41 yields MASRVEILNEGGFRSDGRRQFELRSIEMDMSQQGHADGSAVITHGLTQVQVSVFGPREAKMRSQTIHDRANINVEISIAPFSTGDRRKRSRGDKRILEYAAAIKSTFEPAIQTSLYPRSQIDVFIQVIQQDGGLLQACINGTTLALMNAGVPMIDFICAVSGGVHSTHPLLDLTLLEENDVPNVTIAVMPKTQKVSLVTMETRLHVDRFEEVFRLATEAGLVLHEEMKSAVLGRAKELISSLDMGSNANRGGDVDDDGMTGFN; encoded by the exons ATG GCTTCTAGGGTGGAGATCCTGAATGAAGGCGGCTTTCGCTCCGATGGACGCAGGCAATTTGAGTTGAGGTCCATCGAGATGGATATGTCCCAACAGGGTCATGCAGACGGTTCGGCTGTGATCACCCACGGACTTACGCAGGTTCAGGTATCGGTTTTTGGGCCCAGGGAGGCAAAGATGCGCTCACAGACGATACATGACCGCGCCAACATCAACGTTGAAATTTCAATCGCGCCTTTTAGCACTGGCGATCGCAGAAAACGGTCGCGGGGAGACAA ACGGATATTAGAATACGCCGCTGCGATAAAATCTACATTCGAGCCGGCCATCCAGACGTCGCTATATCCGCGGTCTCAGATTGATGTATTTATCCAGGTGATACAGCAGGACGGCGGGCTGCTCCAGGCGTGTATCAACGGAACAACGCTTGCGCTGATGAACGCCGGCGTACCAATGATTGATTTCATATGCGCCGTCAGCGGGGGCGTACATTCGACGCATCCATTGCTCGACTTGACACTCCTCGAGGAAAACGATGTGCCGAACGTGACGATCGCGGTGATGCCCAAGACTCAAAAAGTTTCGCTGGTCACGATGGAGACGCGGCTGCATGTAGACAGATTTGAGGAGGTGTTTAGGCTGGCGACGGAGGCGGGCTTGGTGCTGCACGAAGAGATGAAGAGCGCTGTGCTGGGGAGGGCAAAGGAGCTGATCAGTTCGTTAGACATGGGTAGCAACGCTAATCGCGGGGGAGACGTGGACGACGATGGAATGACTGGTTTCAATTGA
- a CDS encoding putative nicotinate phosphoribosyltransferase, giving the protein MSASLTDLAIPQSILDTDLYKLTMQQAVLHHFPDTEGTYRFTNRNKGVLFSRQCIERFRTAVSHFTILFLTHTEREWLARTCPYLTPEYLSYLSSYRFKPEQVKIKYTPVTSDNLKGTVDIDVSGPWVETILWEVPLMACLSECYFQEVDTDWNYDNQDELAYSKGKTLLENNCAFSEFGTRRRRSFQTQVIVIEGLLRASKDLPGSGKFTGTSNVHLAHLYGLSPIGTIAHEWFMGVGALKGYEHANTKALRLWEEVYAGGQAPLISLTDTFTTESFIKDMLADPELAQRWACLRQDSGDPFAFGPRVQKMYRALGIPTNSRGLIYSDALTIDKCVDLKKASDELDFGYVSFGIGTFLTNDFRSPTTGEKSKALNIVIKLSSVAGKPCVKLSDDLNKTTGDLETVNLVKKIYDFCIFPPSHSKFDSTFHLILQRHTSEALYSTIMADVRALLKAKRQEARITHPYAAYNSSGQLKCTVCSTTIKHASAWEGHLGSKAHRTNIIRLREEEKRQQQAREQEQLPHREESHSPEPTRKRKPDDDESQSSNGSVEKKRKVEEPSKPPQASSSSFPQDFFSDPSRGPVPLSYSDDEDEEEEPASDKPAPAAAPASGVDEEYERFQRELLSSAVDPTEAYSRATIAAEPVLAPTQIQGFPPTTVDQAPEEPPQLTEEEIRQKREQEERELIMDKLLAEERAQEDADTRVQLMKTKLENLRRKREAAKANKQKDSR; this is encoded by the exons ATGTCCGCGTCCCTCACTGACCTAGCCATTCCCCAGTCTATTTTGGACACCGATCTCTACAAG TTGACTATGCAGCAGGCGGTGCTGCACCACTTCCCAGACACGGAGGGCACATACCGCTTCACGAACCGCAACAAAGGCGTCCTGTTTTCGCGCCAGTGCATCGAACGTTTCCGCACCGCCGTATCTC ACTTTACAATCCTCTTTCTGACCCACACCGAGCGTGAATGGCTCGCAAGGACATGCCCTTATCTCACCCCCGAATACCTCTCATATCTCTCTTCATACCGCTTCAAACCCGAACAAGTCAAGATCAAGTACACCCCCGTCACAAGCGATAACCTGAAAGGAACTGTAGACATTGATGTATCCGGTCCATGGGTCGAGACGATCCTATGGGAGGTCCCTCTCATGGCCTGTCTTAGCGAATGCTACTTTCAAGAAGTCGACACGGACTGGAATTACGATAATCAAGACG AGCTCGCTTATTCGAAAGGCAAGACGCTCCTCGAGAATAACTGCGCCTTCAGCGAGTTCGGCACGCGTAGACGACGCTCTTTCCAGACCCAGGTGATAGTTATCGAAGGTCTTCTGCGGGCATCAAAGGATCTCCCTGGGTCTGGTAAATTTACTGGCACTAGTAAT GTTCACCTCGCTCATTTGTATGGACTTTCACCGATAGGCACGATCGCACA TGAATGGTTTATGGGT GTCGGAGCTCTGAAAGGTTACGAACACGCCAACACAAAGGCCCTGCGGCTCTGGGAAGAAGTGTATGCAGGTGGACAGGCACCTCTGATCTCTCTGACAGACACGTTCACAACCGAATCTTTCATCAAG GACATGCTCGCAGACCCCGAGCTGGCTCAGCGCTGGGCGTGCCTGCGCCAGGACTCGGGTGACCCATTTGCCTTTGGACCGCGCGTGCAAAAGATGTACCGTGCCCTCGGGATACCCACCAACTCCAGAGGCCTCATCTACTCAGACGCGCTCACGATCGACAAGTGCGTCGATCTCAAAAAGGCTTCCGACGAGTTAGATTTCGGATACG TGTCCTTTGGGATTGGAACGTTCCTTACGAACGACTTCCGTAGCCCCACGACAGGTGAGAAGAGCAAAGCTCTAAACATCGTCATCAAACTCTCCTCTGTGGCCGGCAAGCCGTGTGTCAAGCTCAGTGATGATCTAAACAAG ACAACGGGAGACCTCGAAACTGTTAATCTCGTGAAGAAAATATACGACTT TTGCATCTTTCCACCTTCACATTCCAAGTTCGATTCAACTTTCCACCTTATTCTTCAACGCCATACCTCAGAAGCTTTATATTCGACAATCATGGCTGATGTTCGGGCTCTCTTGAAAGCCAAACGGCAAGAAGCACGTATCACGCATCCGTATGCCGCCTACAACTCCTCCGGTCAACTAAAATGCACTGTCTGTAGCACCACAATCAAACACGCGTCTGCATGGGAAGGACACCTAGGCAGCAAAGCACACAGAACCAACATCATACGTCTgagagaggaggagaagcgGCAACAACAGGCACGAGAGCAGGAGCAGCTCCCACATCGTGAAGAATCCCACTCCCCCGAACCGACGCGGAAACGAAAGCCAGATGACGACGAATCACAGTCGAGTAATGGCTCTgtagagaaaaagagaaaggtgGAGGAACCTAGCAAACCACCGCAggcgtcatcatcatcatttccTCAGGATTTCTTCTCGGATCCTTCGCGCGGCCCAGTGCCTTTGTCTTAttccgacgacgaagacgaggaggaagaaccTGCATCCGATAAACCTGCACCAGCCGCCGCTCCTGCTTCTGGTGTTGACGAGGAATACGAACGGTTCCAACGCGAACTACTTAGCAGTGCTGTTGACCCCACAGAAGCCTACAGCCGCGCCACTATAGCTGCAGAACCTGTGCTAGCACCCACACAGATCCAAGGATTCCCGCCTACCACTGTAGACCAAGCTCCCGAGGAACCTCCCCAACTGACTGAAGAGGAGATCAGACAAAAGCGCGAACAGGAAGAGAGGGAGCTCATTATGGACAAACTATTGGCTGAGGAACGCGCGCAGGAAGACGCGGACACGCGTGTGCAACTTATGAAGACGAAACTAGAAAACCTTCGGAGAAAGCGAGAGGCTGCAAAAGCCAACAAGCAAAAGGACAGTCGTTGA
- a CDS encoding U1 small nuclear ribonucleoprotein 70 kDa-like protein (U1 small nuclear ribonucleoprotein 70 kDa homolog) codes for MPGTHLLPPNLLKLFAPRPPLPYARPVDRDIDRIRKKDVTGVAAILAQLKEANTDSLINAGTSEAMEEGEEPVYTHAEETKRQIRREERKAKKTEDFKIAKETYKPSDDPEAIGDPYKTLFISRLHKSATETDLRREFEGYGTIERVRIVRDKKQRSRGYAFIVYERERDMKAAYKESDGLQIMGKRILVDVERGRTVRGWKPRRLGGGLGGRPKRVEPAQLPPPRSGGMRGGMSGGGGRGFGDRGGFRGGRGGFGGGRGGGGGYGGDRPSFGGGDRGYGDRGGGGGGGYGGDRGGHGGDRGGGGFRGGFNGGNDGGFRGGFRGGRDGDSGGFRGGRPGGGIGFQGGGGFSDNQPNGFGPPHAGPGGYGGPPSGGPPGGGYGYRGGELKRDAPGGYDDRDSKRPRY; via the exons ATGCCGGGGACGCATCTTCTACCACCAAATCTTCTCAAACTCTTCGCACCTCGTCCACCGCTCCCCTATGCTCGCCCTGTGGACCGGGACATTGACCGAATTCGCAAAAAAGATGTTACTGGTGTAGCCGCCATCCTTGCTCAGCTCAAGGAAGCCAATACGGATTCCTTGATAAATGCTGGAACATCCGAGGCAatggaagaaggagaagagccCGTGTATACCCACGCCGAAGAGACCAAGCGCCAAATCAGACGCGAGGAACGCAAGGCCAAAAAAACGGAGGACTTCAAGATCGCGAAGGAAACTT ACAAGCCTTCTGACGACCCAGAGGCTATTGGTGACCCTTACAAAACACTCTTCATCTCTCGATTG CACAAATCCGCCACCGAGACAGACCTTCGACGGGAATTTGAAGGTTATGGAACCATTGAACGCGTACGAATAGTTCGTGATAAAAAACAGCGTAGCAGAGGCTACGCATTTATTGTATACGAGCGGGAACGCGACATGAAAG CTGCTTACAAGGAATCCGACGGTTTGCAGATAATGGGTAAGAGAATTCTCGTGGACGTGGAACGAGGTAGGACAGTTCGCGGTTGGAAACCTCGTCGTTTAGGCGGCGGTTTGGGTGGTCGTCCAAAACGGGTGGAACCCGCCCAGCTGCCCCCACCAAGATCTGGAGGTATGAGAGGTGGGATGTCAGGAGGAGGCGGAAGAGGGTTTGGCGATCGAGGTGGTTTCAGAGGAGGTCGTGGTGGTTTCGGTGGAGGtcgtggtggaggtggaggttaCGGTGGAGATCGCCCCAGTTTCGGTGGTGGGGACCGTGGATATGGGGAtcgaggaggcggaggcggaggaggctATGGTGGTGATAGAGGAGGCCATGGCGGTGAccgaggtggtggtgggttcCGTGGTGGATTCAACGGAGGTAACGACGGTGGATTCAGAGGGGGATTCCGCGGTGGACGGGACGGTGATTCTGGAGGTTTCAG AGGTGGACGTCCTGGCGGCGGAATTGGGTTCcaaggcggaggaggattCAGTGACAACCAACCCAATGGCTTCGGGCCTCCTCATGCAGGTCCAGGCGGATATGGTGGTCCTCCTTCAGGTGGTCCCCCAGGTGGAGGATATGGTTATCGTGGTGGTGAACTCAAGCGCGATGCTCCAGGCGGGTATGATGATCGGGATTCTAAGCGACCTCGGTACTAG
- a CDS encoding Pyriculol/pyriculariol biosynthesis cluster transcription factor 1, whose translation MAQYDASGTYSRRGSLRIDSLSAPTDDELSNASPSSTTATNSPSSAFHSNAAGHPISVKLEEDKEPSSGPHRQRSTSISRTKGEKEKRKRSRVTPEQLVRLERYFAMDRSPTAAKRREISEALGMQERQTQIWFQNRRAKAKLQDGKDGRVDGMEIAPELAPELGSKYEVDLRDLIHEDEPVTIIPCTDLAVGNWRRIASASSKHDLVAYVSETKRCLTWFIHSDGYGFKMEIPFETVIDTQFQSASPGLALAVFVLSQPPLFYLENASAPRPDGTVARTWKRSADWTEGHQATQVLRHSLMGSAVPLSHLVRSLPANNNPSKPPLPAYRSSEPSASRPMEIPAPPLASLNNPTFSYTAPGMGKSSDFLHLDQMQKRLSYGTLEHRHMPELDLRATPHSAPTLSFAKQQPPYLPPVNRPTATGFQQPSPVFNDYQINSHQNAVMSGYPAAQAVSRPYSVQPQRFYDNSGPRALQNFHSDSDSPMLFDPQSPRLLNSPYHPANVDNRSTSTRPPSSHSQTGHSQAPSDRAIVYEIDEDLRGRRPQ comes from the exons ATGGCACAATATGATGCTTCTGGAACATACAGCAGGAGAGGATCTCTCCGTATAGATTCTTTGAGTGCCCCAACGGACGATGAGTTGAGCAATGCATCCCCAAGCTCCACAACTGCGACCAACTCTCCCAGCTCGGCTTTTCACTCCAATGCCGCAGGTCATCCAATTTCAGTCAAGTtagaagaagacaaagagCCATCTTCTGGCCCTCATAGGCAGCGATCAACGTCGATCTCAAGGACCAAAggcgaaaaagaaaagcgaAAAAGATCGCGTGTGACTCCAGAGCAGCTAGTACGTCTGGAACGATACTTTGCTATGGATCGGAGCCCCACTGCCGCAAAACGAAGGGAGATTAGCGAGGCCTTAGGGATGCAGGAACGTCAGACCCAAATATGGTTTCAGAATCG GAGGGCAAAGGCCAAGCTGCAAGATGGAAAAGACGGACGCGTGGATGGTATGGAAATTGCCCCAGAATTAGCGCCTGAGCTCGGCTCGAAGTATGAAGTTGATCTTCGCGATCTTATTCATGAAGATGAAC CCGTCACTATCATCCCATGCACAGATCTAGCTGTAGGAAACTGGCGTCGCATTGCCTCTGCCTCCAGTAAACACGATCTAGTGGCATATGTATCAGAGACGAAACGGTGTTTGACGTGGTTCATTCATTCAGATGGCTATGGATTTAAGATGGAAATACCGTTCGAAACAGTCATTGACACCCAGTTCCAGTCTGCTTCCCCGGGCCTAGCTCTCGCCGTTTTTGTGCTGTCTCAGCCCCCACTCTTTTATCTAGAAAATGCCTCCGCACCGCGACCTGATGGAACCGTGGCTCGTACATGGAAACGTTCTGCAGACTGGACAGAAGGTCACCAGGCGACTCAGGTTCTCCGCCATTCTTTGATGGGGTCGGCTGTCCCATTATCCCACCTTGTGCGCAGTTTGCCAGCGAACAATAACCCCTCAAAACCTCCATTGCCAGCATACCGCTCGTCGGAGCCATCAGCATCTCGTCCCATGGAAATACCAGCGCCACCGCTGGCGAGTTTGAATAATCCAACATTCTCTTATACAGCGCCGGGGATGGGAAAGAGTTCCGACTTCCTTCATCTTGACCAGATGCAAAAGCGACTCTCATACGGTACGTTAGAACATCGGCATATGCCTGAACTCGATCTGCGAGCGACACCGCATAGTGCACCTACTTTGAGCTTTGCGAAGCAGCAGCCTCCATATTTACCGCCCGTGAATCGGCCGACAGCAACCGGATTCCAACAACCTTCCCCAGTCTTCAACGACTACCAGATAAATTCCCATCAAAATGCTGTGATGTCTGGTTACCCCGCGGCTCAGGCGGTTTCTCGCCCATACTCGGTACAACCGCAGCGATTCTACGACAATAGTGGTCCCCGTGCCCTACAGAATTTCCATTCAGATTCCGATTCGCCCATGCTGTTTGACCCTCAGTCCCCGCGCCTATTAAATTCACCGTATCACCCGGCCAATGTCGATAATCGCTCTACAAGTACTCGACCACCTTCGTCTCACTCACAAACAGGACACTCTCAAGCGCCTTCAGACCGAGCTATCGTATACGAAATTGACGAAGATTTACGTGGTAGAAGACCacaataa
- a CDS encoding Mitochondrial import inner membrane translocase subunit TIM13 — translation MSDFLSRSSASSPSDMAARKEAMMNNVRQELAIANAQELINKAGDRCFLKCVTKPGESLSSSEQTCLARCLDRYMEAFDIVSRTYTARVSRERQEGQSASL, via the exons ATGTCTGACTTTCTTTCTAGGTCCTCGgcttcatctccatctg ACATGGCTGCTCGCAAAGAAGCCATGATGAACAACGTTCGTCAGGAACTGGCGATTGCAAATGCACAGGAGCTCATCAAC AAAGCAGGAGATCGGTGCTTCCTCAAATGTGTCACCAAGCCCGGAGAGTCGTTGTCTAGTTCGGAGCAG ACATGCCTGGCCAGATGCCTTGACCGATACATGGAGGCGT TCGACATTGTAAGCCGAACATACACTGCACGGGTAAGCAGGGAAAGGCAGGAAGGTCAATCCGCATCGTTGTAG
- a CDS encoding DnaJ-like protein subfamily C member 21 (DnaJ homolog subfamily C member 21) — translation MGARESTGRPQGNDAEQQENTLDYYQILEVSEDATADEIKKSFRRLALIHHPDKNHADVEEATRRFATLQQAYEILSDDQERAWYDSHRASLVPEADADTVFEDIRKGTTTSSRVRDRGLTVRHLARFFEPTSWKTFDDGDNSFFTIYRNLFARLAAEELSFGQTETFPSFGYSTWSWSSSGPEDPDDAKSFYNAWLSFVTEKDFMWMEQWNTAEAPERRVRRLMEKDNKKLRDDARREYNETVRSLVKFVRKRDPRYKKHLEAQVAASSAPTPTPQKVTPRPKENIGALYVEQEWQKVETKGLHADLDWAEAEGDMEEWECVACRKTFRSEAAWNSHERSKKHMKEVERLKWEMQEEDEALNLDGEFEAEGAETPPKSDVDDDNVDDTKDLATEQVPAPKPLPSEDGQGKPPVDPSTSTSESATNRKNNIPKHREEEDEIPSRRRKGRRRNNFDILDDETQENPDSTLSPETQIPDRGQSTPIPELSKKEKRRAKQQAKQEGPKSDNVLACNECGETFPSKTKLFNHIAEFGHASAVAVDDQKTKGGKGKKQRR, via the exons atGGGTGCCAGAGAATCCACGGGACGCCCACAGGGGAACGATGCTGAACAGCAAGAAAATACGCTTGACTACTATCAGATTTTGGAGGTATCCGAAGATGCTACTGCAGACGAAATCAAG AAATCTTTTCGACGTCTTGCTCTGATTCACCATCCGGACAAAAACCATGCAGATGTAGAAGAGGCAACGCGTAGATTCGCCACTTTACAACAGGCATATGAG ATCCTGAGCGATGATCAA GAACGAGCTTGGTACGACTCGCACCGTGCATCTCTTGTACCAGAAGCAGACGCGGATACCGTCTTCGAGGATATCCGGAAGGGGACCACTACCTCAAGTCGTGTGAGGGATAGAGGACTCACAGTCAGACACCTCGCTAGATTTTTTGAGCCTACATCTTGGAAAACCTTTGACGACGGAGATAAT AGTTTTTTTACCATATACCGCAACCTATTCGCAAGACTGGCGGCAGAAGAGTTGTCATTTGGGCAAACCGAAACATTTCCCTCATTTGGATACTCGACATGGTCGTGGTCCTCATCTGGCCCAGAAGACCCAGATGACGCAAAGTCATTCTATAATGCATGGCTGTCATTTGTCACAGAGAAAGATTTCATGTGGATGGAGCAATGGAATACGGCAGAAGCACCTGAGAGGCGTGTTCGACG GCTCATGGAGAAAGACAATAAAAAATTGCGTGATGATGCTCGCAGAGAATATAACGAGACTGTTAGA TCGTTAGTCAAATTCGTTCGAAAGCGTGATCCCCGGTACAAAAAGCATCTCGAAGCCCAAGTAGCTGCCTCCTCCGCTCCAACCCCCACTCCCCAGAAAGTCACGCCAAGACCAAAGGAGAACATTGGTGCCCTTTACGTTGAACAGGAATGGCAAAAAGTCGAGACCAAAGGCCTGCATGCTGACCTCGACTGGGCGGAAGCAGAGGGAGACATGGAAGAATGGGAATGCGTCGCTTGCCGAAAGACGTTCCGCAGCGAGGCAGCGTGGAATAGTCACGAGCGCAGCAAAAAGCACATGAAAGAGGTGGAACGTCTGAAATGGGAAAtgcaagaagaagacgaggccCTGAATTTGGATGGTGAATTTGAGGCGGAAGGGGCAGAAACACCGCCCAAATCAGATGTAGACGATGACAATGTCGATGATACCAAAGACCTGGCCACAGAACAAGTTCCCGCCCCCAAACCTTTGCCTAGCGAAGATGGTCAAGGAAAACCCCCAGTTGACCCATCTACATCGACATCCGAATCGGCAACCAACCGCAAGAATAATATTCCGAAACATcgtgaggaagaagacgaaatCCCATCCCGGCGCAGAAAGGGTCGGAGAAGAAACAACTTTGACATCCTAGACGACGAAACCCAAGAAAATCCGGATTCAACACTGTCTCCTGAAACACAGATTCCGGATCGAGGACAGTCAACGCCCATCCCCGAGTTAtccaagaaagaaaagcgGCGGGCCAAGCAACAAGCGAAACAGGAAGGACCCAAATCCGACAATGTCCTG GCGTGTAATGAATGCGGGGAAACTTTCCCTAGCAAGACAAAATTGTTCAACCACATAGCAGAGTTTGGTCACGCTTCAGCCGTCGCTGTTGATGATCAAAAAACCAAGGGAGGAAAAGGCAAGAAGCAACGCCGATGA